From a region of the Dyella jiangningensis genome:
- a CDS encoding peptidogalycan biosysnthesis protein, with amino-acid sequence MRYLNQLEPDALVARFAEHPPIGFSVLEAAGTPAFIAPFDLLTTADAEARDKVMHAPGYRWWGKLLRWRTAFVGTTVSEYALFPRGADPYALARALRDALGRRQRLLIVKDIPQASPLFDADAAEWCRRFGDACADNGFVLLEGQALAYVPIDFASEDEYLARLSSGRRKDIRRKLRKRDDVVVEPVRCGDAMFVDDATVDAYYALYENVYAQSEIHFDKLSRDFFAAVLRDAANGGVVFVYRHQDVTIGWNLCFVVAGKLIDKYVGFAYPQAREQNLYFTSWFHNLAFAREQGLTHYVAGWTDPEIKSYLGAKFTLTRHAIYLRNPLLRMLARKLGRFFESDSQWATHEQA; translated from the coding sequence GTGCGGTATCTGAATCAGCTTGAGCCGGATGCCCTGGTCGCCCGTTTCGCCGAGCATCCCCCCATCGGTTTCAGCGTGCTCGAGGCGGCCGGCACGCCGGCCTTCATCGCGCCGTTCGACCTGCTCACCACGGCCGATGCCGAGGCGCGGGACAAGGTGATGCACGCGCCCGGTTACCGGTGGTGGGGAAAGCTGTTGCGTTGGCGCACGGCGTTCGTGGGCACGACGGTGTCCGAGTACGCGCTGTTTCCGCGCGGTGCCGATCCTTACGCGCTGGCGCGTGCCCTGCGCGACGCACTGGGACGCAGGCAACGCCTGCTGATCGTGAAGGACATACCGCAAGCCTCGCCGTTGTTCGACGCCGATGCGGCCGAATGGTGTCGCCGGTTTGGCGACGCATGTGCCGACAACGGCTTCGTGCTGCTGGAAGGCCAGGCGCTGGCCTACGTGCCGATCGATTTCGCCAGCGAAGACGAGTACCTCGCACGCCTTTCTTCAGGTCGGCGCAAGGACATCCGGCGCAAGTTGCGCAAGCGCGACGACGTAGTGGTGGAACCGGTGCGCTGCGGCGATGCGATGTTCGTCGATGACGCCACGGTCGATGCGTATTACGCGCTTTACGAGAACGTGTACGCGCAGAGCGAAATCCATTTCGACAAGTTGAGTCGCGATTTCTTCGCCGCCGTGCTGCGTGACGCCGCCAACGGTGGTGTGGTGTTCGTCTATCGTCACCAGGATGTGACGATCGGCTGGAACCTGTGCTTCGTGGTGGCAGGCAAGCTGATCGACAAGTACGTCGGTTTTGCCTATCCGCAAGCACGCGAACAGAACCTTTATTTCACCAGCTGGTTCCACAATCTGGCCTTTGCGCGCGAACAGGGCCTCACGCATTACGTGGCGGGCTGGACGGACCCTGAAATCAAGTCCTATCTGGGTGCAAAATTCACCCTGACCCGGCACGCGATCTACCTGCGCAATCCGCTGTTGCGCATGCTGGCGCGAAAGTTGGGCCGGTTCTTCGAAAGCGACAGCCAATGGGCAACGCATGAACAGGCGTGA
- a CDS encoding acyl carrier protein, with amino-acid sequence MSTVQQETFDIIAKQAKIDIATIKPESTLKDLGIASLDAIEVLFDLEEHFNINLPNEDTDFDNGTVGQLVEAIERQIAQKATEG; translated from the coding sequence ATGAGCACAGTTCAGCAGGAAACCTTCGACATCATTGCCAAGCAGGCCAAGATCGACATCGCCACGATCAAGCCCGAGTCCACCCTCAAGGACCTTGGCATCGCCTCGCTGGACGCCATCGAAGTGCTGTTCGACCTGGAAGAACACTTCAACATCAACCTGCCGAACGAAGACACCGACTTCGACAACGGCACCGTCGGCCAGCTTGTCGAGGCGATCGAACGCCAGATCGCCCAGAAGGCCACCGAGGGCTAA
- a CDS encoding beta-ketoacyl-[acyl-carrier-protein] synthase family protein encodes MRRIVITGMGAICALGHDAPSVWKAMTEGRSGIGPIHHIQPGQLRNGGIAAEVTDYDPANFFDDARRSLLDPFSEYALIAAREAIQQSGIRFEGEAASRAAVVIGTGAGGETTRDDLYERLYGEHQGRFHPLGIVRMMMNAPASQVSMVHGITGPSFVVASACASSNHAFAQAALMIRSGMIDAAVVGGTEACITLGTLRAWEAMRVLAPDTCRPFSQGRRGLVLGEGAAMYVIETLESARARGAEIICELVGTGMSSDAGDIAAPSDIGAAAAMNMALRDGGVSPDQVDYINAHGTGTVANDSTETRAIHRVFGEHARELWISSTKPMHGHALGAGGALELVAAIGAIHDGIVPPTLNYLGPDPACDLDYVPNEARERKVDVAISNSFAFGGLNAVIAIRRAP; translated from the coding sequence ATGCGTCGTATCGTCATCACCGGCATGGGCGCGATCTGCGCCCTGGGCCACGATGCGCCTTCCGTGTGGAAGGCGATGACCGAAGGCCGTTCCGGCATCGGTCCCATCCATCACATCCAGCCGGGGCAACTGCGCAACGGCGGCATCGCCGCGGAAGTCACGGATTACGATCCGGCGAACTTCTTCGACGACGCGCGCCGTTCGCTGCTCGATCCCTTCAGCGAATACGCGCTGATCGCCGCCCGGGAGGCCATCCAGCAATCGGGCATCCGCTTCGAAGGCGAGGCGGCTTCGCGAGCGGCAGTGGTGATCGGCACGGGTGCCGGTGGCGAGACCACGCGCGACGATCTCTACGAGCGTCTTTACGGCGAACACCAGGGGCGTTTCCACCCGCTGGGCATCGTACGCATGATGATGAACGCGCCGGCCAGCCAGGTGAGCATGGTGCACGGCATCACCGGCCCCTCCTTCGTGGTGGCCAGCGCCTGCGCCTCGTCGAATCACGCGTTCGCGCAGGCCGCGCTGATGATCCGCAGCGGCATGATCGACGCCGCCGTAGTGGGCGGCACCGAAGCCTGCATCACGCTGGGCACGTTGCGCGCGTGGGAAGCCATGCGCGTGCTGGCGCCCGACACCTGCCGCCCCTTCAGCCAGGGTCGTCGCGGCCTGGTGCTGGGCGAAGGCGCAGCCATGTATGTGATCGAAACGCTGGAGTCCGCTCGCGCACGCGGCGCGGAAATCATCTGCGAACTGGTTGGTACGGGCATGAGTTCCGATGCCGGTGACATCGCTGCTCCGTCGGATATCGGTGCAGCCGCTGCCATGAACATGGCCCTGCGCGATGGTGGCGTGTCACCCGACCAGGTGGACTACATCAACGCGCACGGCACCGGCACCGTGGCGAACGACAGTACCGAGACGCGCGCCATTCACCGCGTCTTTGGTGAGCATGCGCGCGAGCTGTGGATTTCCTCGACCAAGCCCATGCACGGCCACGCCTTGGGCGCCGGCGGTGCGCTGGAACTGGTGGCGGCGATCGGCGCCATCCACGACGGCATCGTGCCGCCCACGCTGAATTACCTCGGCCCCGATCCGGCCTGCGACCTCGACTATGTGCCGAACGAAGCACGCGAGCGCAAGGTCGATGTTGCCATCAGCAACTCGTTCGCCTTCGGCGGCCTCAACGCGGTCATTGCGATTCGCCGCGCGCCTTGA
- a CDS encoding YciI family protein — protein MKFLVMIYNDDTLLDALPQGEFDTMMKGCFEKADALREEGCLLDSMQLESPAQAKSLRMRDNKMSVMDGPFAEAKEYLGGFNLIEAENMDDALRIASSFPWARTGRIEVRPVRDMDAVRQRVGA, from the coding sequence ATGAAGTTCCTGGTCATGATCTACAACGACGACACCCTGCTCGACGCACTGCCGCAAGGCGAGTTCGACACTATGATGAAGGGCTGTTTCGAAAAGGCCGATGCCCTGCGCGAAGAGGGCTGCCTGCTCGATTCGATGCAGCTTGAATCGCCGGCGCAGGCCAAGTCGCTGCGCATGCGCGACAACAAGATGAGCGTGATGGATGGCCCATTCGCCGAGGCCAAGGAATACCTCGGCGGTTTCAACCTGATCGAAGCGGAGAACATGGACGACGCCCTGCGCATCGCCAGTTCGTTTCCCTGGGCTCGTACGGGACGCATCGAAGTGCGCCCGGTGCGTGACATGGATGCCGTGAGGCAGCGCGTCGGCGCTTAG
- a CDS encoding amidohydrolase family protein, protein MLKIDTHAHILPRDWPNLAAKYGDERFPVMIHNDGRHRIYKDGKFFREVWDSAFDPQQRIDDYARFGVDVQVVSTVPVLFSYWAPGYQALELHRHLNDSMAALCDAYPRHYAGIGTVPLQSPDLAIRELERCIDELGLQGVQIGSHCNDWNLDAPELFPFFEAAADLGAAVMVHPWDMMGAASMPKYWLPWLVGMPAEQSRAGCCLVFGGVLERLPRLRVMLAHGGGSFPWSIGRIEHGFRMRPDLVATDNPRNPREYLQRLYFDSCVHDPHALRYLLDVTGVERVMLGTDYPFPLGEQHPGSGIEALGLDDAARAQLFHGTALEWLGLPKHRFEPHIASQEQA, encoded by the coding sequence ATGCTCAAGATCGATACCCACGCCCATATCCTCCCTCGTGACTGGCCCAACCTGGCGGCCAAGTACGGCGACGAGCGCTTCCCGGTGATGATCCACAACGATGGACGCCACCGCATCTACAAGGACGGAAAGTTCTTCCGCGAGGTATGGGATTCGGCCTTCGACCCGCAGCAGCGCATCGACGACTACGCGCGCTTCGGCGTGGATGTGCAAGTGGTGTCCACCGTGCCGGTATTGTTCTCGTACTGGGCGCCGGGCTATCAGGCGCTGGAATTGCATCGCCATCTCAACGACAGCATGGCGGCGCTCTGCGACGCCTATCCGCGCCATTATGCGGGGATCGGCACCGTGCCATTGCAGTCGCCGGATCTCGCCATCCGCGAACTGGAACGCTGCATCGACGAGCTGGGCCTGCAAGGCGTGCAGATCGGCTCGCACTGCAACGACTGGAACCTGGATGCGCCGGAGCTGTTTCCCTTCTTCGAGGCCGCCGCCGACCTGGGCGCGGCCGTGATGGTGCATCCCTGGGACATGATGGGCGCCGCCAGCATGCCCAAGTACTGGCTGCCCTGGCTGGTCGGCATGCCGGCCGAGCAGTCGCGCGCCGGCTGCTGCCTGGTGTTCGGGGGCGTGCTGGAGCGCCTGCCCCGCCTGCGCGTGATGCTGGCCCATGGCGGCGGCAGTTTCCCCTGGAGCATCGGCCGCATCGAGCACGGCTTCCGCATGCGCCCGGACCTGGTGGCCACCGACAACCCGCGCAACCCCCGCGAATACCTGCAAAGGCTGTATTTCGACTCCTGCGTGCATGACCCGCACGCCCTGCGCTATCTCCTGGATGTGACCGGGGTCGAGCGCGTCATGCTGGGGACCGATTATCCTTTCCCCTTGGGGGAACAGCATCCTGGCAGTGGCATCGAGGCCTTGGGCCTGGATGATGCTGCCCGTGCGCAGCTCTTCCACGGCACGGCCCTGGAGTGGCTGGGTCTGCCAAAACACCGATTCGAACCCCATATCGCCTCACAGGAGCAGGCATGA
- the kynU gene encoding kynureninase has product MPIAYEATLAWAQAQDAADPLRGFRDEFLIPPHEDRDSHYFCGNSLGLQPRAVRPALSAELDYWGELGVEGHFKGRLPWMDYHEFVRDDLAAVVGAQPHEVVAMNTLGVNLHLMMVSFYRPTPERHAILIEAGSFPTDRYAVESQVRFHGFDPATALIELESDQPNGTISMEAIERALAEHGSRIALVMLPGIQYRTGQAFDLAAITRLANRHGCMVGFDLAHAVGNLPLQLHDSGADFAIWCSYKYLNSGPGAVGGAFVHERHARTTLPRFAGWWGHDKTTRFQMGPQFVPTYGADGWQLSNPPILALTPLRVSLEIFRRAGMQRLRDKSLQLTGYLEWLVHSQLNDVLEVVTPGDPERRGAQLSIRVLGGREHGRSLFEYLMEHGIIGDWREPDVIRISPTPLYNRFADCVAFAEAVRGWASRS; this is encoded by the coding sequence ATGCCTATCGCGTACGAAGCCACCCTCGCCTGGGCCCAGGCCCAGGATGCCGCCGATCCGCTGCGCGGCTTCCGCGACGAGTTCCTGATTCCTCCGCACGAAGACCGCGATAGCCACTACTTCTGTGGCAACTCGCTGGGTCTGCAACCGCGTGCCGTGCGTCCAGCGCTCAGCGCGGAACTCGATTACTGGGGCGAGCTGGGCGTGGAAGGCCATTTCAAGGGCCGCCTGCCGTGGATGGATTATCACGAGTTCGTGCGTGACGATCTCGCCGCAGTGGTCGGCGCACAGCCGCACGAAGTGGTGGCGATGAACACGTTGGGCGTGAACCTCCATCTGATGATGGTGAGCTTCTACCGCCCGACGCCGGAGCGCCACGCGATCCTGATCGAGGCGGGCTCGTTCCCCACCGATCGCTACGCAGTGGAGTCGCAGGTTCGCTTCCATGGCTTCGATCCGGCCACCGCGCTGATCGAACTGGAGAGCGACCAGCCCAACGGCACGATCTCCATGGAGGCGATCGAGCGTGCGCTGGCCGAGCATGGCTCGCGCATCGCGCTGGTGATGTTGCCGGGTATCCAGTACCGCACCGGCCAGGCGTTCGACCTCGCGGCCATCACGCGCCTCGCCAATCGCCACGGCTGCATGGTGGGCTTTGACCTCGCGCATGCCGTGGGCAACCTGCCCTTGCAACTGCACGACAGCGGCGCCGATTTCGCCATCTGGTGCAGCTACAAGTACCTCAACAGCGGCCCAGGCGCCGTCGGCGGCGCCTTCGTGCACGAGCGCCATGCACGCACGACCCTGCCGCGTTTCGCCGGCTGGTGGGGCCACGACAAGACCACGCGCTTCCAGATGGGTCCGCAATTCGTACCGACCTATGGCGCGGATGGCTGGCAGCTCAGCAATCCGCCGATCCTCGCACTCACGCCCCTGCGCGTTTCGCTGGAGATCTTCCGACGTGCCGGCATGCAGCGCCTGCGCGACAAGTCGTTGCAGCTGACCGGCTACCTCGAATGGCTGGTGCACAGCCAGTTGAACGATGTGCTGGAAGTGGTCACGCCCGGCGATCCCGAGCGCCGCGGCGCCCAGCTGTCCATCCGCGTGCTGGGCGGCCGCGAACACGGCCGCTCGCTGTTCGAGTACCTGATGGAGCACGGCATCATCGGCGACTGGCGCGAACCGGATGTCATCCGCATCTCGCCCACGCCGCTGTACAACCGCTTCGCCGACTGCGTGGCGTTTGCCGAAGCCGTGCGCGGCTGGGCCTCGCGCAGCTGA
- a CDS encoding MFS transporter, which yields MQYLPRRHVDVVPREVSVELTTPLTLLFAFAVGVIIINLTAAQPLAGPVARAMRLPPAWTGLVAMLPQLGYTVGMWFLVPLADLFENRRLTVLTLAACAVALALAAVASQAWWLLLALCIAGATSCAIQILVPLAAAMAHPERRGSAVGNVMSGVMLGILLSRPLASLIEGTWGWRACYGLLGAADALLAAMLWFALPRRRPPGHAPYWALMASMWGLWRDEPVLRRYAISSAIMMAAFSAFWTAVALRLVQAPFALDSHGIAWFALAGVAGTIVAPLAGKAGDRGYSAVGMSIAHAVVVAGVLVAGMAGGGWLGFDMAAHPRVALGLLVLAAIVIDAGAIGDQTLGRRAVNMLDPAARSRLNGLFVGVFFIGGGAGAVAAGSAWAVAGWSGVCVLCVAFCVLAFAGDSLAKRKALSAV from the coding sequence ATGCAATACCTTCCTCGTCGCCACGTCGATGTTGTTCCCCGCGAAGTGTCGGTCGAGCTCACTACGCCGCTGACCCTGCTGTTTGCGTTTGCGGTGGGTGTCATCATCATCAACCTCACCGCGGCGCAGCCGCTGGCTGGCCCGGTTGCACGCGCCATGCGCCTGCCGCCGGCGTGGACAGGGCTGGTCGCCATGCTGCCCCAACTCGGCTATACGGTCGGCATGTGGTTCCTGGTGCCGTTGGCGGACCTGTTTGAAAACCGCAGGCTGACCGTGCTGACGCTCGCGGCCTGCGCCGTGGCGCTCGCTCTCGCTGCCGTCGCGTCGCAGGCGTGGTGGTTGCTGCTGGCGCTCTGCATCGCGGGCGCCACGTCGTGTGCGATCCAGATCCTGGTGCCGCTGGCGGCCGCGATGGCCCATCCTGAGCGCCGTGGCAGTGCGGTGGGGAACGTCATGAGCGGCGTGATGCTGGGCATCCTGCTGTCGCGCCCACTGGCGAGCCTGATCGAAGGCACCTGGGGCTGGCGTGCGTGTTATGGCCTGCTTGGCGCCGCGGATGCCCTGCTTGCGGCGATGCTCTGGTTTGCGCTGCCCCGGCGGCGTCCGCCCGGACACGCGCCGTATTGGGCATTGATGGCGTCCATGTGGGGGCTCTGGCGCGACGAACCGGTCTTGCGTCGCTACGCGATCTCGTCCGCCATCATGATGGCTGCCTTCAGCGCGTTCTGGACGGCCGTCGCGCTGCGACTTGTGCAGGCGCCGTTTGCGCTCGACAGTCACGGCATCGCCTGGTTCGCGCTGGCCGGCGTTGCCGGCACGATCGTGGCGCCGCTGGCGGGCAAAGCGGGCGATCGCGGCTACAGCGCTGTCGGCATGTCGATCGCGCATGCAGTAGTCGTCGCGGGCGTGCTGGTCGCAGGCATGGCTGGCGGCGGATGGCTGGGATTCGACATGGCGGCCCATCCGAGGGTGGCGCTGGGGCTGCTGGTGCTCGCCGCCATCGTCATCGACGCAGGCGCCATTGGAGATCAGACGCTGGGACGGCGCGCGGTCAACATGCTCGATCCTGCTGCCCGCAGCCGATTGAATGGGCTGTTCGTCGGTGTGTTCTTCATCGGTGGGGGTGCTGGCGCGGTGGCCGCGGGCAGCGCGTGGGCCGTCGCCGGATGGAGCGGGGTCTGCGTACTCTGCGTGGCCTTCTGCGTGCTGGCTTTCGCGGGTGACAGCCTCGCAAAGCGCAAGGCGCTCAGCGCCGTCTGA
- a CDS encoding LysR family transcriptional regulator encodes MNTRDIKAFIAVVDTGSIVQAAAQLHLTQPGVTRRVQSLEALLGVELLDRQSKPLRPTAAGREIYQKGRQLLHAEADLLALSRNDAEPTGELRLGMPPFLAERALTGPVDALRSRFPGLGLRILAGWSPGLIDQVVQGALDVSAVVLPEQTPPPVGMEAHAFDRQPIRVVVSPSLGLRSRVNLEQLSAFPWVLSQNGCGMRSTLRRSLEERGLPCDVGVEAFGADLQLSLVARGAGVGLITPDLLATSPYRKQLKIVTVSDFHMDVVAWLVHKALPPRLETPVAVLLEQLRKVTVDRAR; translated from the coding sequence ATGAACACCCGGGACATCAAGGCATTCATCGCAGTGGTGGACACAGGTTCCATCGTGCAGGCGGCGGCGCAACTCCATCTCACCCAGCCTGGTGTGACGCGTCGTGTGCAGAGCCTCGAAGCGCTATTGGGCGTGGAGCTGCTGGATCGCCAATCCAAGCCGCTGCGTCCTACGGCGGCCGGCCGCGAGATCTACCAAAAGGGGCGCCAGCTTCTGCATGCGGAAGCCGACCTGCTGGCGCTGTCGCGCAACGACGCCGAACCCACTGGCGAGTTGCGCCTGGGCATGCCGCCGTTCCTGGCCGAGCGCGCGCTGACCGGACCCGTCGATGCATTGCGCTCGCGCTTTCCCGGGCTGGGTCTGCGCATCCTGGCGGGCTGGTCGCCCGGTCTGATCGACCAGGTCGTGCAGGGTGCACTCGATGTCTCGGCGGTCGTGCTGCCGGAACAGACACCGCCTCCGGTGGGCATGGAGGCGCACGCCTTCGATCGGCAACCGATTCGCGTGGTGGTATCCCCCTCGCTGGGACTACGCAGCCGGGTGAACCTCGAACAGCTCTCCGCTTTTCCATGGGTGCTCAGCCAGAACGGTTGTGGCATGCGTTCCACCCTCCGCCGCTCGCTGGAAGAGCGGGGACTTCCGTGCGATGTGGGCGTCGAAGCCTTCGGCGCGGACCTGCAGCTGTCGCTGGTGGCCCGTGGTGCCGGAGTCGGCCTGATTACGCCCGACCTGCTGGCGACAAGCCCGTATCGCAAGCAGCTGAAAATCGTCACGGTCAGTGACTTCCATATGGATGTCGTGGCATGGCTGGTCCACAAGGCCCTGCCGCCCCGCCTGGAAACACCGGTCGCCGTGTTGCTGGAGCAGCTACGCAAGGTCACGGTGGACCGCGCCAGGTAA
- a CDS encoding nuclear transport factor 2 family protein, producing the protein MSKPSLTSLALLMIPLMTCPGARAGAPDGLPSGDALVKTVNDLDTKVFDAYNTCDLDTFGKYFDANVEFYHDKGGLMTTREAVVDATRKNICHKVRRELVGKLEVYPIKDFGAIEAGTHRFCAIGSKTCQGQGKFLHIWRYKDGQWQMTRVVSYDHRSIENPIK; encoded by the coding sequence ATGTCCAAGCCGAGCCTGACCAGCCTAGCCCTGCTCATGATCCCGCTGATGACCTGTCCCGGGGCACGTGCCGGTGCGCCTGACGGCCTTCCTTCGGGCGATGCGCTGGTGAAGACGGTGAACGACCTCGATACCAAGGTATTCGACGCCTACAACACGTGTGACCTCGATACGTTCGGCAAGTACTTCGACGCCAACGTGGAGTTCTACCACGACAAGGGCGGCCTCATGACGACGCGCGAAGCGGTGGTCGACGCGACACGAAAGAACATCTGCCACAAGGTGCGTCGCGAACTCGTAGGCAAGCTCGAGGTGTACCCGATCAAAGACTTCGGCGCGATCGAGGCCGGCACGCACCGTTTCTGCGCGATCGGCAGCAAGACCTGCCAGGGCCAGGGCAAATTCCTCCACATCTGGCGCTACAAGGATGGCCAGTGGCAGATGACGCGCGTGGTGAGCTATGACCACCGGAGCATCGAGAATCCAATCAAGTAG
- a CDS encoding glutamate-5-semialdehyde dehydrogenase: MSDIRSLALACRDAAPAVAMLDTEAKRSLLRDMASSLGRRTATILEANALDMRAASEKGLQGAMLDRLKLDEGRVADIAQALREVAELSDPVGMVTRREVRPSGIVVERVRIPLGVVAMIYEARPNVTADAAALCLMAGNAVILRGGSEAIHSNRAIAAALHEALESHGLPQAVVTLVEDLRRETMVELLQLTDIVDLAIPRGGEGLIRFVTEHARVPVIKHYKGVCHLYVDRAADPLLALDLLVDGKTSRPGVCNALETLLVHRDAAAEFLPLAAAALKKRRVEMRGDDATRALVPCASQASDDDYAAEFLDLILAVRVVDSLDEAIAHIRRYGSDHTEVIATRDEAAARRFVQSLRSAVVMVNASSRFSDGGQIGLGAEIGISTTRLHAYGPMGAESLTIERFVVHGDGQIRHPESHVG; the protein is encoded by the coding sequence ATGAGCGACATTCGTTCGCTGGCACTGGCCTGTCGTGACGCGGCACCGGCGGTGGCCATGCTTGATACCGAGGCCAAGCGCTCGTTGCTGCGCGACATGGCCTCCTCGCTGGGACGCCGCACGGCCACCATTCTCGAAGCGAATGCGCTCGATATGCGCGCGGCGTCCGAGAAGGGCCTTCAAGGTGCCATGCTCGACCGCCTGAAGCTGGATGAAGGGCGCGTTGCCGACATCGCGCAGGCGCTGCGCGAGGTGGCCGAACTTTCCGATCCGGTCGGCATGGTGACGCGTCGGGAGGTTCGGCCCAGCGGCATCGTCGTCGAGCGCGTGCGCATCCCGTTGGGCGTTGTGGCGATGATCTACGAGGCGCGGCCCAACGTGACCGCCGATGCCGCTGCCCTGTGCCTGATGGCGGGCAACGCGGTGATCCTGCGAGGAGGATCGGAGGCCATCCATTCCAACCGTGCGATCGCCGCGGCGCTGCATGAGGCCCTTGAGTCACACGGGCTTCCTCAAGCCGTCGTCACGCTGGTGGAAGACCTCCGGCGCGAAACCATGGTCGAGCTGCTCCAGCTCACCGACATCGTCGACCTCGCCATTCCCCGCGGCGGCGAAGGCCTGATCCGCTTCGTCACCGAGCACGCGCGCGTGCCCGTCATCAAGCACTACAAAGGCGTTTGCCATCTGTACGTCGATCGAGCGGCCGATCCCCTGCTGGCGCTCGACCTGCTGGTGGACGGAAAGACCTCGCGGCCCGGCGTGTGCAATGCGCTGGAGACCTTGCTGGTCCACCGGGACGCGGCCGCCGAGTTCCTGCCGCTGGCCGCTGCCGCGCTGAAGAAACGCCGGGTGGAGATGCGCGGTGACGATGCCACGCGTGCGCTGGTGCCGTGCGCGTCCCAGGCAAGCGATGACGACTACGCCGCCGAGTTCCTCGATCTGATTCTGGCGGTGCGTGTGGTCGACAGCCTCGATGAGGCGATCGCGCATATTCGGCGCTACGGGTCCGACCATACCGAGGTGATAGCGACCCGAGACGAGGCAGCCGCCCGGCGCTTCGTGCAGTCACTGCGCTCGGCCGTGGTGATGGTCAACGCGTCTTCGCGCTTTTCAGACGGTGGCCAGATCGGGCTGGGCGCCGAGATTGGCATCTCGACCACGCGTCTGCACGCTTACGGACCGATGGGAGCCGAGTCGCTCACCATCGAGCGCTTCGTGGTACACGGTGACGGGCAGATTCGTCATCCGGAGAGTCACGTCGGCTGA
- the proB gene encoding glutamate 5-kinase produces MSPTTIASQALSPWRRAVLKVGSNLLAADGGGLTTRYAEALAAFITASRAVGRQVVLVSSGAVAAGRAQLRAHAPFGSDLAARQALAALGQAPMIALWQSLSPRPVAQVLLTHDDLRNRRRYLNARATLRELLALDVLPVVNENDTVAVDELKLGDNDNLAAIVAALVDADLLLIASDIDALYSADPRLDASATPITRVDALTPEVLAMAGGSGSTVGTGGMRTKLEAAAKASAAGIPTALFSGRDPTAAGLLGEGQLRGTLFAAGRSRMQARKYWLRHAPAAPGRIHVDAGAVRALAGGRASLLPGGVLEVSGEFHRGDLVEIVDGAGRHVARGLSQYGVAEARRLAGKHSREIESLLGYSYGAEIVHRDDLATVADIETGESDT; encoded by the coding sequence ATGAGTCCCACGACTATCGCCAGCCAGGCGCTGTCCCCGTGGCGGCGCGCTGTCCTCAAGGTGGGCAGCAACCTCCTGGCTGCCGACGGCGGCGGCCTCACGACGCGCTACGCCGAAGCGTTGGCAGCGTTCATCACCGCCAGTCGGGCGGTCGGGCGACAGGTAGTGCTGGTTTCTTCGGGCGCCGTGGCGGCGGGTCGTGCGCAACTGCGCGCGCATGCACCCTTTGGAAGCGACCTGGCGGCGCGGCAGGCGCTGGCGGCGCTGGGCCAGGCGCCGATGATCGCGCTGTGGCAGTCGCTCAGTCCACGTCCGGTGGCCCAGGTGCTGCTCACCCACGACGACCTGCGAAACCGCCGTCGTTATCTCAACGCCCGCGCCACCTTGCGCGAGCTGCTCGCGCTCGATGTGCTGCCTGTGGTGAACGAGAACGACACGGTGGCGGTGGACGAGCTGAAGCTCGGCGACAACGACAACCTGGCGGCTATCGTCGCCGCGCTGGTGGACGCCGACCTGCTGCTGATCGCCTCGGACATCGATGCGCTGTACAGCGCCGATCCGCGCCTCGATGCGAGCGCCACGCCGATCACGCGCGTCGACGCACTGACGCCGGAGGTCCTCGCCATGGCTGGTGGCAGCGGAAGCACGGTCGGCACCGGTGGCATGCGTACGAAGCTCGAAGCCGCGGCCAAGGCGTCCGCCGCGGGCATTCCGACCGCCTTGTTCAGCGGCCGCGACCCGACAGCAGCCGGCTTGCTGGGTGAGGGCCAGCTTCGCGGGACGCTGTTCGCCGCGGGACGCAGCCGCATGCAGGCGCGCAAGTACTGGCTTCGACATGCTCCTGCCGCGCCCGGCCGTATCCACGTGGATGCCGGCGCCGTGCGTGCGCTGGCGGGCGGTCGGGCTTCCTTGCTGCCCGGCGGTGTGCTCGAGGTCAGCGGCGAGTTCCATCGCGGCGACCTGGTCGAGATCGTCGACGGCGCCGGGCGGCACGTCGCTCGCGGACTCAGTCAATACGGTGTTGCGGAAGCCCGCCGGCTGGCGGGGAAACACAGCCGCGAGATCGAATCCTTGCTGGGCTACAGCTATGGCGCGGAGATCGTCCATCGTGACGACCTGGCGACCGTGGCCGATATCGAAACGGGGGAAAGCGACACATGA